A portion of the Sphaerochaeta pleomorpha str. Grapes genome contains these proteins:
- a CDS encoding GAF domain-containing protein produces MKREMMMQDGALLLSQVSSLTGSWEGSIERRYCHLSNVSALLKDYFPNTNWTGFYIREKDSDHLVLGPFQGKVACTDIDFKRGVCGKAASTGQSQLVADVHCFEGHIACDGASRSELVVPIFASDGQVVAVIDLDSPSVGRFSKEDQLVVERIASLLSKRLWA; encoded by the coding sequence ATGAAAAGGGAAATGATGATGCAAGATGGTGCATTGCTTCTTTCTCAGGTCTCTTCCCTGACTGGGAGCTGGGAGGGCAGTATCGAGAGAAGGTACTGCCATCTTAGCAATGTTTCGGCACTGCTAAAAGACTATTTTCCAAATACCAATTGGACAGGTTTCTATATCCGCGAAAAGGATAGCGACCATTTGGTCCTGGGTCCGTTCCAGGGGAAAGTTGCTTGTACCGATATAGACTTCAAGCGGGGAGTGTGTGGCAAAGCCGCTAGTACTGGACAAAGTCAACTGGTAGCTGATGTGCATTGCTTTGAGGGGCATATTGCCTGCGATGGGGCTTCGCGCAGTGAATTGGTTGTTCCTATCTTTGCCTCTGATGGTCAGGTTGTTGCTGTGATTGACCTGGATAGTCCTTCTGTTGGCCGGTTTTCCAAGGAAGACCAGCTTGTCGTGGAGCGCATAGCAAGTTTGCTTTCCAAAAGACTTTGGGCTTGA